Proteins encoded by one window of Arachis ipaensis cultivar K30076 chromosome B04, Araip1.1, whole genome shotgun sequence:
- the LOC107637942 gene encoding RING-H2 finger protein ATL74 has translation MQLQRRVLETGLSISPSSSSSSSSSIINEANFDTNMVIILAALMCALVCALGLNSIARCALRCGRRLTAEQEAERLATTGLKKSHLRRIPVAVYGSGENIPATECPICLGEFERGDKVRMLPQCNHGFHVKCIDTWLVSHSSCPNCRHSLLEKPKVNNSGSASSGGGDGGGGGGGGGGNMVIVLDRAS, from the coding sequence ATGCAATTGCAACGGCGTGTTCTCGAAACAGGGTTAAGCATTTCAccatcttcttcatcatcttcttcttcttcgatcatCAATGAAGCGAACTTCGACACCAACATGGTGATAATCCTGGCGGCGCTAATGTGCGCACTGGTGTGCGCCTTGGGTCTGAACTCCATAGCACGGTGTGCGCTCCGGTGCGGACGGAGGCTGACGGCGGAGCAAGAGGCGGAGAGGCTGGCGACGACGGGGCTCAAGAAGAGCCACCTGAGGAGGATTCCCGTGGCGGTGTACGGCTCCGGCGAGAATATTCCGGCGACGGAGTGCCCAATATGTTTGGGTGAGTTCGAGAGAGGGGATAAAGTTAGAATGCTTCCTCAGTGTAACCACGGGTTTCACGTGAAGTGTATTGACACGTGGCTCGTTTCGCATTCGTCTTGCCCTAATTGCCGACACTCCTTGCTTGAGAAGCCTAAGGTAAATAATAGTGGTTCTGCTTCTTCAGGTGGTGGTGACGGCGGCGGTGGTGGGGGAGGCGGGGGAGGAAACATGGTGATCGTCCTCGACCGGGCAAGTTAA